In Streptomyces sp. SLBN-118, the following are encoded in one genomic region:
- a CDS encoding ABC transporter ATP-binding protein — protein MIELEGLTKRFGSLTAVDHLSFTVRPGVVTGFLGPNGAGKSTTMRMMLGLDNPTSGTVRIDGRHYRDLQEPLKYVGALLDAKAMHGGRSAYNNLLCLAQSNRIPASRVSEVLDTVGLTSVAKKKSKGFSLGMGQRLGIASALLGDPEILMFDEPVNGLDPEGIHWIRNLMKTLASEGRTIFVSSHLMSEMALTADHLIVIGQGRLLADTSMADFIHQNSRSYVRLRSPHQERLRDLLYASGFVAVEAGHGVLEVDGATTEQLGELAARHQVVLHELSAQRASLEEAFMQMTAGSVEYHAHSAHDAPPQEEPPGPQWGQSYQSSKGA, from the coding sequence ATGATTGAGCTCGAGGGCCTCACCAAGCGCTTCGGCAGTCTGACCGCGGTCGATCATCTCTCCTTCACGGTCCGGCCGGGTGTGGTGACGGGCTTCCTCGGCCCGAACGGCGCGGGCAAGTCGACGACGATGCGGATGATGCTCGGCCTCGACAACCCGACCAGCGGCACGGTCCGGATCGACGGCAGGCACTACCGCGATCTCCAGGAGCCGCTGAAGTACGTCGGGGCGCTGCTGGACGCCAAGGCGATGCACGGCGGCCGCAGCGCGTACAACAACCTCCTGTGTCTTGCCCAGTCGAACCGCATCCCCGCATCCCGTGTCTCCGAGGTTCTGGACACGGTCGGGCTGACCTCGGTGGCGAAGAAGAAGTCCAAGGGCTTCTCGCTCGGTATGGGCCAGCGGCTGGGAATCGCCTCCGCGCTGCTCGGTGATCCGGAGATCCTGATGTTCGACGAGCCGGTCAATGGCCTGGACCCCGAGGGAATTCACTGGATCCGCAACCTCATGAAGACTCTTGCGTCAGAAGGACGCACGATCTTCGTCTCCTCGCATCTGATGAGCGAAATGGCGCTCACCGCGGACCACTTGATCGTGATCGGGCAGGGGCGACTTCTGGCCGACACGTCGATGGCGGATTTCATCCACCAGAACTCCCGGAGTTATGTACGGCTTCGCTCCCCGCATCAGGAGCGGCTGCGCGATCTGCTGTACGCGTCGGGATTCGTCGCCGTCGAGGCGGGCCACGGCGTGCTGGAGGTCGACGGCGCCACCACCGAGCAACTGGGCGAGCTGGCCGCCCGGCATCAGGTTGTTCTCCATGAGCTGAGCGCCCAACGTGCCTCGCTGGAGGAGGCGTTCATGCAGATGACAGCGGGTTCGGTGGAGTACCACGCGCATTCGGCGCACGATGCGCCGCCCCAGGAGGAACCACCGGGTCCTCAGTGGGGCCAGAGCTACCAGAGCAGCAAGGGAGCCTGA
- a CDS encoding ABC transporter permease — MASVPAVLQSEWTKIRTVSSTTWTLVSAFAVTVAMGAALSALLRSTFDDLSREEQLTFDPTFISFSGMILGQLAMVVFGVLVVGTEYSSGMIRTSLAAVPQRATFLFSKITVATALALVVGLVTSFLSFFLGQALLGDHRTTLGAEHVLRAVVGGGLYMGLIALFSMGVATMLRSSMLSLGILMPFFFLVSQILASVPKAKTVARYFPDQAGSKIMQVVPDAMGSDKAPYGPWGGLGIMVLWVIAALIGGYLVLKKRDA; from the coding sequence ATGGCCTCGGTACCCGCGGTCCTCCAGTCCGAGTGGACCAAGATCCGTACGGTCTCCTCGACCACCTGGACCCTGGTGAGCGCGTTCGCCGTCACGGTCGCGATGGGCGCGGCGCTCAGCGCGCTGCTGAGGTCGACCTTCGACGATCTCTCCCGCGAGGAGCAGCTCACCTTCGATCCGACGTTCATCAGCTTCTCCGGGATGATCCTGGGGCAGCTGGCGATGGTGGTCTTCGGGGTGCTCGTGGTCGGCACGGAGTACAGCTCCGGGATGATCCGCACCTCACTGGCCGCCGTACCGCAGCGCGCCACCTTCCTCTTCAGCAAGATCACGGTGGCGACGGCACTGGCGCTGGTGGTCGGCCTGGTGACGAGCTTCCTCTCCTTCTTCCTGGGGCAGGCGCTGCTGGGCGATCACCGTACGACCCTCGGCGCGGAACATGTCCTGCGCGCAGTCGTCGGCGGCGGGCTGTACATGGGCCTCATCGCTCTGTTCTCGATGGGCGTGGCGACGATGCTGCGCAGCTCGATGCTCTCGCTGGGCATCCTGATGCCGTTCTTCTTCCTGGTCTCGCAGATCCTCGCGTCCGTACCGAAGGCGAAGACGGTCGCCCGCTATTTCCCCGACCAGGCCGGGTCCAAGATCATGCAGGTGGTCCCGGACGCGATGGGCAGCGACAAGGCTCCCTACGGGCCCTGGGGCGGACTGGGGATCATGGTTCTGTGGGTGATCGCCGCGCTGATCGGCGGTTATCTGGTGCTCAAGAAGCGAGATGCGTAA